The nucleotide sequence ATTCTTAATCCGGATTCAATAATTTCTTCTAGGGAAGTAATTTCTCCAGATGCTACTTTTTGGCCTAAGATAGTTTTTGGAACCCAAACTTCTTCTTCCGGTTCTCTTCTTGGTCTTCTAGGACGATCACTGCCTGTTTTAGATCCACCTGATGGACCTCTTCCATAAACTGGTGCACCTCGTCCTCTTTGACCTTGTCCACCTTTTGATTGTGCAGTTTGGCTCATGTCTATTTGACCTCACTGTCAATGGCAGACTTTATTTTTGAAACTTCATTTTTTACTGTAAGATGCTCACCGTTGATTCTCTCTTCTGGTGGAAATGTTTCAGCATTAGCTGGTACTGCAACTCCTGCGTCAATCACTCCTTTGAGGGCTGCTGCCATTCGTTGGGTATATTTTCTAGTTCCAGTGTAAAGAATTGCATCCTTTGCGCCTTCACTTAGTGCTTTCTTACCTGCAAGATATCCAGTAAGATATGCTGCAGGTACACTTTTTCTAGAGCCCTTCCATCCTTTTTCAAGGAGATATCTAGAGTGGGCAGAAGCAAGAACTTTGTCTCCCGTCATTCCAGGCTTCAGAATTTGAACTTGAGTATTTTCATTAGTAATATTTACAGTGATAAAATCGCGTTTACCCATCAACATGGTACCACGTTTTTTATAATTGGTCTTTTGTTCCCTTAATCTTCGCAATATTGTCGAATAGGCCATCTATAGAAACCGAGTTTGAATCTGCTCTTATATACGTTAAGCGCGAATTAGCGCAGCTAACAAAGCCTTCTGAGTATGAAGACGATTTTCTGCCTCATCCCAAACAACAGATTGAGTACCATCAATTACTGATGATGTAACTTCTTGTTCTCGTTTTGCCGGAAGACAATGCAAAAAGATCGCATCGTTCTTAGCAGTTTTCATCAGTTTGGAATTGACTTGGTATTTTGGAAGAAATTTTTTGATTCGTTTAGGATCACTGTTGTGAATTGATGAATGTGTATCAGTAACTACCACATCTGCATTTTTTGTTGCAACTAAGGGATCAGAAGTTAATTCAATGGTTGTGGATTTTTTTGATTTTTTTACAACATCCTTGTCAGGTGCAAATTCTTTCGGAGTTGCAATTGACATTTCTATACCAGATAATGCAGCACCATAAATCATAGAGTTACATACATTATTTCCATCCCCAATCCATGCAATCTTTAATCCTTTGAGTTTTTTCTTTTTTTCTTTAATCGTCATAAAGTCTGCCAAAATTTGACAAGGATGAAAAGAGTCAGATAGTCCATTAATTACAGGTACGCTAGAATGCTCAGATAAATTTTCTAGCAAATCATGAGAATAAACACGTGCCATTATACAATCAGTATACCT is from Nitrosopumilus sp. and encodes:
- a CDS encoding 50S ribosomal protein L18 — encoded protein: MAYSTILRRLREQKTNYKKRGTMLMGKRDFITVNITNENTQVQILKPGMTGDKVLASAHSRYLLEKGWKGSRKSVPAAYLTGYLAGKKALSEGAKDAILYTGTRKYTQRMAAALKGVIDAGVAVPANAETFPPEERINGEHLTVKNEVSKIKSAIDSEVK
- the argF gene encoding ornithine carbamoyltransferase, with product MKLKTKNLLTLAELTPKEFLGLIDDSIKLKKELKKGSNKPVLKNKTLAMIFQKPSTRTRVSFETGMFQLGGHAINLSSNDMQLSRGESVEDTAKTLSRYTDCIMARVYSHDLLENLSEHSSVPVINGLSDSFHPCQILADFMTIKEKKKKLKGLKIAWIGDGNNVCNSMIYGAALSGIEMSIATPKEFAPDKDVVKKSKKSTTIELTSDPLVATKNADVVVTDTHSSIHNSDPKRIKKFLPKYQVNSKLMKTAKNDAIFLHCLPAKREQEVTSSVIDGTQSVVWDEAENRLHTQKALLAALIRA